In Anolis carolinensis isolate JA03-04 chromosome 4, rAnoCar3.1.pri, whole genome shotgun sequence, the genomic window caacataaacctatcaggatttcaatgggaagtgtgggcctgcttctgcccaatgatatagtcaagttaagtaggattgttgttattgttgagtgccttcaagtcatttcagactttgggtgagcctaagtctaaaactgagggcgggggccaggtaaatgaccttggagggccgcatctggcccccgggccttagtttggggacccctgccctaaacagTACGGGTCCAGGCTGTTTGTCAAATCGCATCTCCCTGTCTAGATCATCACGTGCACTGCGGTCTACAGAGGAGGTCCTCCTCTCAGTGCCACACCCATCACAAGCTCGGttgatgggaacgagagagggtgccttctctgtggttgcttcccatctctggaactccctccctacaGAAATTAaattggcccccaccctcctctcctttaaaaaaacttctaaaaATGCACATATGACCTTTAGTGTATGGGGAGGGGAAGAATTAGGACTGATAGCTAATCTACGTGTATTAGATGGCTCTTATGATACATCTTAAATGAAACACCATTATCAGCCATTTTAATGCAATATCTCATAATTTGTTTTAGGGTGTAAAttataatgtttatgttttagttTTTATGTCTTAATGGAttgttcttctttttattttattttgattctTAATTCCTTTGTTGTAAGTTTTCTGTTGTTACTCtccattattttgtattattttgatgtgtctGTACCTATTTTGAGGCATTGAAGGTTTGCTTTTTCATGTGTAGACCTCCCTGAGTCCTTCTGGGGAGAGAggatggtctagaaataaagtattattatttattattattattatagatatgctggatttcgtatcacaaaatcacaagtcgaacacttcccaagtgtctaggactgtgtgatgtattttcggatgatgcacacagatcccagcagggtggccttttgcagttggcagatcgtaattttgtcaatgtctattgtttccaaatgccagctgagatcttttggcacagtacccagtgtgcccatcaccaccgggaccatctgcactggtttctgccagagtctttgaagttcaatcttgaggtcctgagtttttcctgttgtttttcgtcaatgcgactgtcacctgggatagcgacatcaatgatccaaacctttttcttttccacaactgtgatgtctggtgtgttgtgttccagaactttgtcagtctggattcggaagtcccacagtacctttgcgttttcattttccaatacttttgcaggtttgtgatcctgccagttctttactgctgggaggtggtacttgaggcataagttccaatgaatcatttgggccacatagttgtgcctctgtttgtagtctgtctgtgcgattttcctacagcagctgaagatatgatcaatggtttcgtcagcttccttgcacagtctgcattttgggtcatcagctgatttttcgatcttggccttaattgcatttgttctgatggcttgctcctgggctgcaaggatcaggccttctgtctccttcttcagggtcccattcgtattattattattacttttaattgtgcaaaggctttcCCAGCCATGGCTGACACTTGGGCTTCTAGGCTCAGCGCTGAGCCCAGGAGGACCCACAgcctgcggacctgtgtcctcagggggagtgtgacaccGTCGAGCACAGGTTAAATGTGCAAATGCCCTCCTAGCCACTGCTAACACATAAGTTTCAAGTGTCGGTTATGAATGCTGAGCACAGGTTACCAGCCTAGAGCGCAATCAGCctcccgactgaccaggaggacctctggatTATGCTTAAGTTTcttagccctcatccagcccatcacaactgccaggcactggtccaggacccaGGGTTGATGGTATCGCAAGCAGCTGGTCCTCCTGTCCCTGCTAGTTTGctatggaggtcatccaccaaggcgaccaaaactGTCTCCATCCCATGACCAGGTCTGAACCCAGACTGATGCGTCAAGATAACtggtttcatccaagaatccctggactTGAGTAGCCACCACCTGCCCTAGAATCCTGCTCAAGACGGGAGATTTGAAATAGGCCGACAGTTGTTTAATGCCGAAGGGTCCAGGCTGATCTTTCTCAAAATTGGGCTTACGGCCGCCTTTTTCTGGTATGTTGTCCCAATGAAGCATTTACAATTCTTGTAATCCATTTGGCCAATCCCCTTCTGGCTAATTTAATAAGCCAGGAGGGtcaagggtctagagcacatgtggtcgccctcacagctccaagaCCCTTCCCCACATCATCTGGCTGAACAAacatccatcaaaataggacagaTTGGGGCCTCGGGTACATTTACTGGTACTGCCGCAATGCTGGAGTCTGCATGCCATCCTGGGGCTCATCTGAGGGAGTGAATCGCCCAAAGGGGACGTTGTTCAGCAAAGACGCATTTTGTGAACATCCCAACAAGTTGGTTTCAATTTTTTCATTGGGGAGGCAGGGTCTGAATTGGTGGTAGGATTCCTTTGGGGAAAGGCAGGGAATTTGGTGGCAGCAGGCATCTAATTTGGGGTACTCAGGAAGAGGACGTGGGAGCCATTGTGGGAAAGGAGGCAGCACTGTAATCTTTGTGTCCCTTGGCATTTAGCACATCCTGGTCATTCAGAGAAACCCACTATCCAGTGAGTGAAACCCTTTATTATTGGAAAGAGCCATATTTGTGTTTGACCCAATGAAATCAATGTGATGCTCCAATACATTGAaggagtttgtttttttaaaattttaaacaattatattccaccctcctcctcaccccgaaggagactcagagtggagcacaacatatatacagcaaacattaaatgccgtaaaataaaatagaccataaacatacataaagagtccctccttttcttctttctttctagaCGCACTCCTTTTTAAGAATCAGTGAATGCCTTTGCTGGTATCTGTGTATGCGCTTGAGACTGTGATGCCTGCATTTCTTGGTATATGTGATTGAGATTGTATGTGATTGAGACCCTGAGGACATTTTCAGCATGACCTATGAAGAGAAAAATCTTGGAGGTAAACAAGGTTTCTGGCTTTCATCCTTGACCTTttgcttctttcttgaccagggaaaATGAGGATTGTGTGGAGCCACCTCTTGAGTGCAGTAAGGAAACCAATAATATCGGAAGAAAAAATCCTCTCAAGCTGATGGTCTTGCTGAATTCCTGATCTCAATtacagagaagaaaggaaaaagaagagtcGAGTATATGCATCGCAATTAAACTCCCATATCACTGTTGAAATCATGGAGAAAGCATCTGAatacctggagtgtggacagagtttcactCAGAGGCAACATCTGCAGCAACatgaaaggattcacactggggacaAACCCTATacctgcctggagtgtggacagagtttcacttctagttcaggTCTTCGTTTACATcagcggactcacactggggaaaaaccctatacatgcctggagtgtggaaagagctttgctcagaatTCAGTTCTACATAAACATGAAaggattcacacaggggagaaaccgtatacatgcctggaatgcggaaagagcttcagtgagagtggaagccTACAtttgcatcaaaggactcacactggagagaaaccctatacatgccaggagtgtggacagaATTTTACTtttagttcaggtctacgttcacatcaacgaactcacactggggaaaaaccctatacgtgcccagagtgtggaaagagcttcagtgagagcgGAAGCCTACGTttgcatcaaaggattcacactggagagaaaccttatacatgcctggagtgtggaaagaattTTACttatagttcaggtctacgttcacatcaacggactcacactggggaaaaaccctatacatgtctggagtgtggacagagcttcactcatagttcaggtctacgtaaacatcaacgaactcacactggggaaaaaccctatacatgcctggaatgtggacaaaGTTTTATtcagagttcaggtctacgttcacatcaaaggactcacactggagagaaaccttatacatgtctggagtgtggacagagctttattcagagttcaggactacgttcacatcaacggactcacactggggaaaaaccttatacatgcctggagtgtggccaGAGCTTTATTCAGAGTTCAGGTCTGCATTCACATCAGCGGATTCACagtggggaaaaaccctatacatgcctggagtgcggaaagagtTTCACTCGAAGCCATCATCTTCAGCAACATGAAAGGATTCACacaggggaaaaaccctatagatgtctggagtgtggaaagagcttcactgagagtggaagCCTACGTTTGCATCagcggactcacactggagagaaaccatatacatgcctggagtgtggtcagagcttcactcagagttcaaaactacgttcacatcaatggATCCAcattggggagaaaccctataaatgcttggagtgtggaaagagctttgctcagaatTCAATTctacataaacatcaaaggactcatacaggagagaaaccttatacatgtttggagtgcggaaagagcttcactgagagtggaagCCTACATATGCATCAAAGaattcacactggagagaaaccctatacatgccaggagtgtggacagagttttacttatagttcaggtctacgttcacatcaacgcACTCACATTGGGGCAAAACTTtatacatgcctggaatgtggacagagcttcactcatagttcaagtctacgttcacatcaacggacccacactggggaaaaGCCCTAtacgtgcctggagtgtggacagagcttctctcataGTTCTGGTCTTCGttcgcatcaaaggactcacagtggagagaaaccctatacatgcctggagtgtggaaagagcttcagtgagagtagAAGTCTATGttcgcatcaaaggactcacactggcgagaaaccctatacatgcctggagtgtggacagaacttcactcatagttctggtctacgttcacatcaacggactcacactggggaaaaaccctatacatgcctggaatgtggaaagtgTTTTACTCGGAAGGATCATCTGCAGCAACatgaaaggattcacactggagagaaaccgtaTACATGCCTGGAATGCGGAAAGtgcttcactgagagtggaagcctacgttcacatcaacggacccacactggagagaaaccctatacatgcctggagtgcggaaagagcttcagcgaGAATGgaaatctacgttcccatcaaaggactcacactggggaaaaaccttaTACATGCCTGGATTGTGGAAAGCGCTTCTCTCGTAGTTcagatctacgttcacatcaaagaactcacagaggagagaaaccctttatatgcctggagtgcggaaaaAGCTTTGCTCAGAATTCAGTTCTATGTaaacatgaaaggactcacactggagagaaaccctatatgtgcctcgaatgtggaaagagtttctcccAGAGGGATCATCTGCAGCAACATGAAAGTACTCatgctggggagaaaccttataaatgccaggagtgtggacatAGCTTCACTTATAGTTCAAGTCTAATTTCGCATCAGAGGATTCACATCCTGGAGTCTGGAAAGACCTTCTCTGAGAGTTCAAATCTACATCAATTTGGAATTCACACTGAAGAGAATAGTAGCATTTGACCCCCAAGAAGCTTTCCATACTTTCATGTTGTTGACAAACATTTTAGACAGGCATTCTTTTGTGACATGGTAATTCAGTTTCACTAGCAAACCAACCAATTAAACCAACCCCATATATaggtatttttgttgtttattggttcagttgtttctgattcttcgtgacctcatggaccagcccatgccagagctcactgtcggctgtcaccaccccagctccttcttacaagggctatccacaaagtagcttacgttttggattttgaaaaggacAAAgaataggagaaatcatttaccatatgcagctgaaagacacattccaatactacaatctcacgtaatccccactgaaatctagg contains:
- the LOC103282273 gene encoding zinc finger protein 850; the encoded protein is MEKASEYLECGQSFTQRQHLQQHERIHTGDKPYTCLECGQSFTSSSGLRLHQRTHTGEKPYTCLECGKSFAQNSVLHKHERIHTGEKPYTCLECGKSFSESGSLHLHQRTHTGEKPYTCQECGQNFTFSSGLRSHQRTHTGEKPYTCPECGKSFSESGSLRLHQRIHTGEKPYTCLECGKNFTYSSGLRSHQRTHTGEKPYTCLECGQSFTHSSGLRKHQRTHTGEKPYTCLECGQSFIQSSGLRSHQRTHTGEKPYTCLECGQSFIQSSGLRSHQRTHTGEKPYTCLECGQSFIQSSGLHSHQRIHSGEKPYTCLECGKSFTRSHHLQQHERIHTGEKPYRCLECGKSFTESGSLRLHQRTHTGEKPYTCLECGQSFTQSSKLRSHQWIHIGEKPYKCLECGKSFAQNSILHKHQRTHTGEKPYTCLECGKSFTESGSLHMHQRIHTGEKPYTCQECGQSFTYSSGLRSHQRTHIGAKLYTCLECGQSFTHSSSLRSHQRTHTGEKPYTCLECGQSFSHSSGLRSHQRTHSGEKPYTCLECGKSFSESRSLCSHQRTHTGEKPYTCLECGQNFTHSSGLRSHQRTHTGEKPYTCLECGKCFTRKDHLQQHERIHTGEKPYTCLECGKCFTESGSLRSHQRTHTGEKPYTCLECGKSFSENGNLRSHQRTHTGEKPYTCLDCGKRFSRSSDLRSHQRTHRGEKPFICLECGKSFAQNSVLCKHERTHTGEKPYMCLECGKSFSQRDHLQQHESTHAGEKPYKCQECGHSFTYSSSLISHQRIHILESGKTFSESSNLHQFGIHTEENSSI